A window of Fibrobacter sp. UWB15 genomic DNA:
GTTGCCATATGAATTGACCACGCAACAGCTTTACAAGCCTCACAAATCGCACCCCAACAACCCATTGATTGCAGAACCCCTGCAGCGTTCGGGGTTCATAGAAAAGGCTGGAACAGGCACCGGCGAAATCGTAAAACTTTGCCTACAGCATGGCCTGAAAAAGCCCCTATTTGAGCAAGATGGCGACTTCAAGGTGATTATTTGGCGACCTGTCCCCCAAGATGGCACCCAAGATGGCACCCAAGATGGCACCCAAGATGGCACCCAAAAGCAACTAGAAGAGAAAATCATCAGCCTTATAAAAGTAAACCCTAAAATTTCTAGAAAAGACATCGCCACAGCAACTCAAACATCGCCACGCACAATAGCAAGAAGAATAAAAGAAATGAACGATAAAATTCGTTTTGTAGGAAGCGGCTATAGCGGTCACTGGGAAGTGATTGGTTCAAAGGATTAGGTGTTTCATATGCTAAAAAACAGAAAAGCCATACCCTTCCCTCGAAAATGAAAACATACGAGAAATATTTTCCATATCTGATTCTTCTCGCTGCGGGATTTATCATTTTTTCGTTTTTTGCTCCTGCCATCTTTGGCAACAGTAATGGCATTGATCACATGATTCCCTTTATTGCTATTGCTGCAGCAATATTGACTTTTCTAGCGTTCTTAATACAACATCAAGCAAACGTTCAGCTTTCAAACGATAACAAAAAACAGCAACTTGAACGTCAATTTTACGAAATGCTCAAAATACACTGCGATAACGTTAAAAATTTGCATGCGGAATCACTTTATACAGATCCAACTACTGGAAATCATTCTCAAAAGACCGCCACTGGTCATGATTTCTTTAAATGCTTACTTGAAGAATTCGATTTAATCTACGCCAAGATCTACGAATCAGAAAAAAAAGAAGATATTTTTAACAAAGCATACCGCACATTTTTCTTTGGAATAGACTCTGCGGCAAGGGAACTAAAAAAGGAAACCGTTGAAACCTTTCGCAGTTTCGTCTTTCAAAACACCAATACACTTTTTTGGCAGAATCACCCTAAACTAATTCCTATAAGAGATTCTCTTTTCACGGGACGCATGGACCAATTGGTTCCATATTATAGGCATCTCTTTTTGATGGTGAAAACCGTTGCCCAATTCAATGACGAATTATTCTCTTACGCAGACAAACGCCAATTCTTGAGAATTCTTCGCGCCCAATTATCCAGCGCGGAACAGACCTTGCTATACTACAACTGGAAATCCGGTTGTGGCGAGAAATGGGAAGAAGATTCTTCCATAACAAACGGCAATCACTTTTTCACTGATTACCGAATAATCCACAACATCATTCCTAAAGACTGCCGGGTGTTCAGTTCTGATGAAATCCTGCAATCTCTATTAGAGAAAAAT
This region includes:
- a CDS encoding putative phage abortive infection protein — protein: MKTYEKYFPYLILLAAGFIIFSFFAPAIFGNSNGIDHMIPFIAIAAAILTFLAFLIQHQANVQLSNDNKKQQLERQFYEMLKIHCDNVKNLHAESLYTDPTTGNHSQKTATGHDFFKCLLEEFDLIYAKIYESEKKEDIFNKAYRTFFFGIDSAARELKKETVETFRSFVFQNTNTLFWQNHPKLIPIRDSLFTGRMDQLVPYYRHLFLMVKTVAQFNDELFSYADKRQFLRILRAQLSSAEQTLLYYNWKSGCGEKWEEDSSITNGNHFFTDYRIIHNIIPKDCRVFSSDEILQSLLEKNPNYMKINDNDTLFELIS
- a CDS encoding ATP-binding protein yields the protein MLFKNRLEIWNPGQLPYELTTQQLYKPHKSHPNNPLIAEPLQRSGFIEKAGTGTGEIVKLCLQHGLKKPLFEQDGDFKVIIWRPVPQDGTQDGTQDGTQDGTQKQLEEKIISLIKVNPKISRKDIATATQTSPRTIARRIKEMNDKIRFVGSGYSGHWEVIGSKD